ACAACGTACGTATCGGTGCGGGTTCTGTCGTCCTCAACGATGTTCCTGACGACTGTACAGTAGTTGGAGTTCCCGGTAAAGTGGTCAGGCACAAGGGAGTCAAGGTCAATTGCGAGCTCATGCACTGCGACCTTCCGGATCCGGAAGAGGATGAGATCGTCATGCTCCGCAAGGAGATCGAGGAACTCAAGAAGCAGATCGCCGAGCTCAAGAAGTGAGTTCTAAAACAATAAGATGGCCCGCCAGCGGACTGCTGGCAGGCCGGTTTAATCATTCTGTAGCAGTTTCTTCAGCCTTGGCTGCCTTCTTCTTGTTGTTCGCGTCGACCGTGGCGGTGAACAGAACATCCGAAGAGGAGTTGAGAGCGGTCTCAAGGGAATCCTGGATGACTCCGATGATGAATCCGACTCCGACCATGTAAGCGGCCACATCGTCAGGCACTCCCAGGATGGCACAGGCCATCGGGACCAGAAGGATGGATCCTCCTGCGACTCCGGAACTACCGCATGCACAAAGCGTAGCGATGATACAGAGGACGATGGCTTGCTCGATCGGGACTGCGATTCCGATACTGTATGCCGCTGTGAGGGCCAGGATACTGATCGTGATTGCCGCACCGCACATATTGATGGCGGATCCCAGAGGGATCGACGTGGAATAGAAGTCCCTGTCGAGTTTCATCTCCTCGCAGAGTGCAAGGTTGATGGGCACGTTAGCGGCAGAACTCCTGGTGAAGAATGCGGTGATTGCGCTTCCACGGAGACAGGTGAGCAGAAGAGGATACGGATTCCTCTTTCCGGCCACTGCCACGATCAGCGGGTTGGTCACGAACATGACCAAGACCATGCTCAGTACGATGATCAGGATCAATGCCCCGTAATCGACGAACAGCTCGGGTCCGTTGTTGGACAGCGCCTCGTAGATCAATCCGAGTACTCCGAAGGGAGCGAACTGGATGAAGATCGAGATAACCTTCAACAGCATATCCGTGATGTTCTGACTCAGATCAGCGGTGTGCTTGGTCGCGATCGGTTTCATGAGGATACCGATGAGCACGGCCCAGAACAGGATACCGAGATAGTTGGTGTTGGCCAACGCATCGATGGGGTTCACCAGGATCTTCCTGATGATGCTGTCCAGGAATGCTTCGAATGTTGTTACGGCTCCTACAGGTTCCTCAGAGATGACAGGAAGCGCGACGGGCATTATGTAGAACACGACGACCGATACCGCTGCCGCTATTACGCTGCTGAGGAAATACAAAACGATAACAGATTTGAATCTGGAACCGAGACCTGTGCTCCTGGTGATCAGCGATGTGATGATGATCGCCATGATGAGGATCGGTGCCACTGACTTCAGGGACTGAACGAATGCCACTCCCAGAAGGTCTATGTAAGGGAGCCCGGGAATCAATAATCCCAAGGCGATACCTACCAGCAATCCAGCGATGATACGCAGAATAAGGCTGATAGAGGTCCATTTTTCCCAAATAGCCTTGAAATCCATGGATTGTAACGGTCTTATGCTATAATATAAACTTCCCCGTTGGCGGGTATAACAGATTCAGTATCTGGAACCATCTCCTACCGTCAAATGAGTTATGTACCTCTTTCAGGATACCACATCGATCAGATGTCTTTGATGATCCATAACACACTAACGAACTCCAAAGAGGAGTTCAAGACGATAGAACCGGGCAAGGTCAAGATGTACGTGTGCGGAGTCACCGTGTACGACGACATCCACATGGGCCATGCGAGGTGCATGATCGTGTTCGACACCGTTGTGCGCTACCTCAGATACCAGGGCTATCAGGTCACCCACGTCACCAACTTCACCGACGTGGATGACAAGATCATCAACAGGGCGGCCAAGGAGGGGATTGATCCCTTGGAGCTGTCGGCAAGATACATCGACAAGTACTTCGAGGACGCAGCCAAGCTGGGAATCAACAAGGCTGACATCTATCCTAAGGCCAGCGAGTGCATCGGAGACATCATCGAGATGGTCCAGAAGATCATCGACAACGGATTCGGCTACGTCACCAGCGACGGAAGCGTGTACTTCTCAATCGACAAGGTCAAGGACTATGGCAGGCTCGTGAAATCCAAACTCGAGGACATGTCGTCCTCTGGACGCGTCCAGATGGACGAGGAGAAGAAGAATCCCATGGATTTCGCCGTATGGAAGGCTGCCAAGCCCGGAGAGTGCTCCTGGGATTCCCCCTGGGGAAAGGGCAGGCCCGGATGGCATATCGAATGCTCTGCGATGATCGGCAGGTATCTCGGCGAGCAGATCGACATCCACGGCGGAGGCAACGACCTTATCTTCCCCCACCATGAGAACGAGATCCTCCAGACGGAAGCGGTGACGGGCAAACCCCTGGCCAACTATTGGATGCACAACGGTATGCTCCAGGTCAAGGGACACGGCATGACCAAGGAGGAGAAGATGTCCAAATCTCTTGGCAACTTCTTCACGGTCAAGGATGTCGCGGCCAAGTACGATCCGCAGACCATCAGGTTCTACTTCCTCAACACCCACTACATGAGTCCCCTTCTTTACGGAGAGGACATGCTGGAGGAGGCCAAAGCGGCGGACTCCAGGATCATCAACTGCTACAAGGATCTCAAATCCTACATCAAGACAGCTCCCGAAGGAGATGCCGAGGCAGATGACTGCTGCGACTCCATCGAGTCCTACAGGCAGGGATTCAAGGATGCCATGGACGATGACTTCAACACACGCCAGGCGATAGAGGTCATCTTCCAGATGGTGAGGGCCTTGAACAAGGCCATGAACGAGAAGACCCTTAGCAAGAAGGCAGCCGAGAGGCACCTGAAGCTCCTGGACGAGTTCAACGGTATCCTCAACATCATCCCCGCGGAAGACGGTGCCGACGACGGTACCCTGGACGATGTTATGAACATCCTCATCGACCTCCGTGCAGAGCTCAGGAAGAACAAGATGTACGATCTGGCCGACATGATCCGTGACAGGCTGAAGGATGCAGGCGTGGTCCTTGAGGATTCCAAGGACGGGGCCAAGTGGAAGAAGATCTGATATCGGATTCAGAGCTTTGCGATCTTCTTCTGGGCATCGGCCAGCAGGTCGCATGACTTGCATCTCCTACCTACGGTAGGCTCTCCGCATTTGCACATGTGCAGATTCGATGTAGTGTACTCCTTGTAGAGCATCGGACGCAGCGTATCATATGAGGACACTATGCTGTGCCTGGATCCGGGAGACCTGTCCTCCAGCTCATCCACGATGCTCCTGTACTGATTCCTCAGCGCCTCCTGCCAATATGGGCATTCGCCATCCCAGAACTCTATGTCGTTGACCAGAGCGTAGAGGAGACTCTCCTTCTCTGGGATCAATCTCAACGGAAGGAATCTCGGAATGAGCCCGGGCTGCACCCTCTCATGGGGACCCATCCTGGCAAGCCTCTCGACATCCCCTCTGACGAAGTTCATCATTATCGATTGAGCCATGTCGTCCAGATTATGTCCTGTCGCCAGATACTTGGCCCCTATCTTCCTGGCCTCATCGTTCATGAGCCTGCGGCGGAATACCCCGCAGTAAGTGCACGGGCTGCTGTCCCTCGACAGCGGCGCGATGGCATCCATTGTGACTCCCAGCTCCGAGAATGAACGCAGATGGAATTGGATGTCCGTACCTTCGCAGAACTTCCTCACGATCTCCACGCTGGGAGGACGATATCCATCTATGCCCTCATCGATGACTATGGCGTGCACGGTGACCTTGTTGCGGGGACCGAAGACATCGGAGATCAGTTTGAGAGTGACCATGCTGTCCTTCCCTCCGGACACCGCTACGGCGATGTTGTCCCCGGGATAGACCTTGATCTGCTTGCGGATCTCCCTCTTAACTCTCTTCTCGACGAATCTGGAGAAATCCTGGGCACATAGATGCATGCCGTTGTATCTGATGAAAGTCACGGCCTCGGCGTTGCACTGGTCACATTTCATAGAATTCACCGCGGCCTCCGGATTCGGAGTCTATGATCTCAGCGACCTTCGCCGCCAGTGCCTTTGAAGGGATATCCGGCAAGGAGATCAGCGTTGTCCTGCTCTTTCCGTCCGAAGAGACCTTGGTGCGAACTAGTCCGACCTTCTCGAGGTCCTGGATGTAGATCCAAAACTGGGTGTGCTTCCTGGCCGTGAGCTCGTATTCCTCGCACACGATGGCATAGGTCTTCTCTGCGGCAGTGATCGGGATGGATACGTTCTGCTTCATCGCACGGGCGACCGCCAGAAGAACGACCTTCCTATTGATGTCCAGTGTGCTGATCTTCGATTCCGATACGACGCTGTAGATCAGGGCCTTGGCGGCACGGACATTCTCCACCGTGACCTCTCCGAGGGAATCATCCTCAGCTATGACCGCAGCCTTCTCCAGCAATTCGATCACCATTCTGGCGTCGCCGTAGTCCTCTGAGCTCTCGGCTATCTGGTCGAGAGCATCATCGGATATCTTACCGGGATACAGTGCCTCATCGGCCCTCTCGGATGCGATCTGCCTGAGCTCGTCGTAGACGTACTTGTTGAACTTGACGGTCGATGCACGGCGGAATGTGGATACAGAGGCATCGTCCAATAGCGGGAATATCGATTCCTGTGAGATCAGGATCAGCGACACAGGCGCAGGTTTCTCCACCTCGTCCGATAGCCTTGTTATCTGATAGATCAGGTCGACGGTGCCCTTCTTCAGAAGGATGTCTACCTCGTCCAGGATAAGAACTATGGGCCTCTTGTTCTTCAGGAGGTGGACCTTGAGTGTGCGGGCCAGCTCCTCGTTGGAGAATCCCCTGTCCGGATGGCCTTGATCGAAATGGCGGATGAGCGTCAGCAGGACTGCGTTCTCGGAGTTGTTGCTCCTGCAGTTGATGTAGATCGTGTCCAGCTGCATGCCCTTTCCCTTACAGTACTCGGTCATCTCCTGGCAGAACTTCCTGGCGGTGACAGTCTTACCAGTTCCCACCGTACCCATCAGGAATGCGTTGCAGGCACGGCCGGATTCCACGAAGGGGCGGTATAGCTTCTCCAGCTCATGCATCTGTCCCTCCCTTTTGACCAGGTTCTTTGGAACGTAGTCATAATCGAACTTGGAAGCATCCCTGATGATGGTGGAGGATTTCTCGAACATTTTGCACCTTTCCATGGTTTGTTGCTGCTAGGAACCCACTTTGATATTGGCTCTGCCATACCTTCGCCCAATAAAATCTTTTATAAGCTCTGCTATGGGTAGATGATTCCGATGAATGAGATTTGGACGGAGAAGTACAGGCCGAAGAACCTGGACGATGTTGTCGGACAGAAGCATGTGACCGAGAGGCTCAAGGCCTATGTCGAGTCCAGGAACATGCCCCATCTGCTTTTCACCGGCCCTGCCGGAACTGGGAAGACGACATGCTCTCTGGCACTGGCCAAATCCATGTTCGGGGACGAGTGGAAGGGCAACTTCATCGAACTCAACGCCTCCGACGAGAGGGGAATCGATGTGGTCCGCGGAAAGATCAAGGAGTTCGCGAGGACCGCTCCGCTCGGAGGAGCAGAATTCAAGATCATCTTCATGGATGAGGCCGATGCTCTCACATCGGATGCACAGGCCGCTCTCAGGAGGACAATGGAGAAGTTCTCAGGCATCTGCCGTTTCATCCTCTCATGCAACTATTCATCGAAGATCATCGACCCTATCCAGTCCAGGTGCGCGGTGTTCAGGTTCAAGCCCCTCACATCGGATGATGTGAAGGAGTTCCTCGAGATGATCGTGAAGAACGAGAACGTGAACATCGACGACGATGCGATGACCGGGCTCATCCACGTGGCGAGAGGGGACATGAGGCGTGCCGTCAACTCGCTCCAGGTGGCCGCATCCCTCGGAAAGAAGATCGACCTCGACGTCATCTACCAGACGACCGGAATGGCCAACCCTCAGGCGGTCAAGGAGATGATCGAGACAGCGCTCGACGGGAACTTCATCAAGGCCCGTGACATGCTGGACGACATCATGATCACCTTCGGACTCTCCGGACAGGACATCATCAAGCAGATCCATTCTACATTCTTCGACCTGAGCATCACGGATGCAGAGAAGGTCAGGTTCATGGACAAGACCGGTGAGATAGAGTTCCGTATCGTGGAAGGAAGCAACGAAAGGATTCAGCTCGAAGCCCTGCTGGCCTACCTGGTCATGCTCGGCGGAAAATCGAGATGAACTTCGGGACAAGCGTCCCTACGGCCTCTTCCAATACCTCTTGCGAGGAACACATCACCAGGATGCCGTGCTCATCTGCCAATCCGTGATCGTAGACGGCACCGGCCTTCTCCGCTATGTGCATCCCAGGTTTGAAATCCCATATCTTGTTGAGGAACCTAACGTGGACGTCTATCCTCCCGGCTGCGAGATAGGTGTAATCCACGGATGATGCTCCGAACACCTTGAATCTGGCGATGTCGGAGTAACAGTCGTGGAAGATCGCCGCCTGGGCATCCCTGAATTCCTGGGAGCGCCTGCTGAAATCCCCTGTGGAGACGAGGCACTGCTTCAACGGTCTGGGCTCGCATGTGTGGATCCTCTCGCCGTTCAGATATGCGCCGTTCTCGTCTGCGGTGAACATCTCATCGAACACCGGAAGGTAGATCGCTGAGGCCTTCGCCTCTCCGTTCTCCATGAAGCAGCCCTGGATGCCGAAGAATGGTATCCCTCTGCTGTAGTTCATGGTCCCGCCTATGGGGTCGATAGTCCAGCAGCGTTCGGAAAGCTCCTTGTCTGGATTGGTCTCCTCGGAGATGATCGTATCCTCGGGGAACGCTGCGGTTATGTCTTTGATGATGGACTGCTCCGCCAGTATATCCGAACCTGTGACGACATCGTACATGCCGATAACGGTGGATTTGTCCTTCGCTGAACGGTCGCCGTTGAGGACTATCTCCGATGCCTTCCTTATGGCATCCGTCAATACCTTGAGTTCGCCAGTCATGATAATCAGTAACGGTTGTCGAAGATACGGTTTGTCTTCTTCTCGCTTCTAGGCAGATATCCTATGTCCACGGCCTTCGGCACAACGGTGACGTTGATCTTGGCCTTGACCTTCTCGACCAGCTCCTTCTCCGCAGCCTCGCGTTCCTCACCCGTGGCCTTGGTCTCGAAGTAGACGGTGATCATATCCCTTCCCTCGAGGTGATCTATCATGATCTGATACTCGCTGGTCGCGTCCTTCATGGTCGCCAGCACCTCCTCGAACTGAGCAGGGAACATGTTGACCCCTTTGACCTTGATCATATCGTCCGTGCGTCCGATGATGATGTCTATCCTGGGGAACCTGGATCCGCATGGGCAGTCTCCTGGGATGATCCTTGTGAGGTCATGCGTCCTGTACCTGATGAGGGGTGCTCCCTCCTTCTTCAGTGTGGTGATGACCAGCTCACCTACCTCCCCGTCAGGGAGGTTCTTGCCGGTCTTCGGATCGATGATCTCGAAATAGATGTAGTCATCCCACATGTGGATACCGTTGCGGTAATCGCAGCTGATTCCGATTCCGGGGCCGTAGATCTCCGTGAGCCCGTAGATATCATAGAAGTCGACACCCAATTCCTGGGCGATGCTCTGGCGCATCTTGTCTCCCCAACGCTCGGAACCGATGATTCCCTTCTTCAAGCAAAGCTTGTCCCTGATGCCGCGCTTCTTGATCTCCTCTGAAAGGAGAAGTGCGTATGATGATGTGGCGCACAGAACGGTGGAACGGAGATCCTCCATCATGCGGAGCTGCTTCTCGGTATTGCCCGGGCCCATCGGTATGGCCATCGCGCCGAGTCTCTCGCATCCCGCCTGGAATCCTATTCCGGCGGTCCACAGACCGTATCCGGGAGTGATGTGGATGCGGTCCTTGTTGGTGACGCCTGCCATGACGTAGCAGCGCTCGAAGATGATGGCCCAATCCTCCACATCCTTCTTCGTGTAAGGGATGACCACCGGAGTGCCTGTGGTTCCCGAAGAGGAATGGATCCTGACGATGTCCTTCTCCGGCACAGCGGCGAGGCCCAGCGGATATGCCTCACGGAGATCTGCCTTGTCGGTGAAGGGGAGCTTCTCGAAGTCCTCCTGCGTCCTTATGGATTCGACGTCTATGTCCTTGTACTTCTGGGCATAGAACTTGCTGTGGGCCTTGATGGTCGACAGCTCGTTGAAGATCATCTCCTTCTGATACTCGTTCATCCTCATCTTATCTCACCGCTGTTGATCTTCTCCAGCAATTCCGTGGCTTCCTGTGAGCCGCGGTTCGCTGCCTTGGTTAACCACTTCTTTGCATTAGTTAAACTGTGTGTCATTCCGTGACCTGAAATATGCATTTTCCCAAGCTCGCACATGGCATCCTCTGAACCCAGGTCTGCCGCCTTTATCATCAGCTTGGAGGCCTTATCCGCATTATCCTGGACTCCCCTGCCCTCCAGGTACATCAGGCCCAGACGGTAGCCTGCTTTGGGGTAGCCTGCATCGAGGCATCTGCTGTAGCAATCCATCGCTTTGTCATAGTCGACGGGTATGCCCCTGCCCTCCTCGTTCATGACGCCCATCCTGTACAATGCGAGCACATTGCCCGCCTCGGCCGATTTGGAATACCAGAAGTACGCCTGCTCCCAATCCTGCTGGATGCCTTCGACGTCTGAGTACATGAATCCTAGATTGAACATCGCTCTGGCATCGCCGAGGTCCGCAGCTCTCTTGTAGAGATCCATGGCCTTCTCCAGATCGAGTCTCATACCGATTCCGTGGGCACGCATATGACCGAGGTTGCAGATGGCCTCGGCATGATCCTGATCGGCTGCCAGACCGAACCATCTGGCTGCCTCCCTGCGGTCTTGGACGACTCCATCGCCCTTGTAGAAGAGATAGCCCATGGCGACCTGTGCATCAGGATCTCCGTCCTGGGCGGCCCTGAGCACATCCTCGAATCCCGTGGAATCACCTTCTCTTGGATTTGATGAGATTCAGAAGAGCAGCGGCATCCGGATCGCCCTGCTTGGCCGCAAGGTTGAGGTACTTCTTCGCACGGATGTCGTTCTTCTTCACGTACTTGCCCTCGTAGTAGATCTTTCCGAGATAGAACTGAGCCTCGTAGTAGCCGCTCTCAGCAGAAGCCTCCAGCAGCTCCAGTCCCTCTTGGACATCCTGCTTGACACCCGAGCCGGTGACCTTGAACATCCCTAGGAACGCCATAGCAGCGGGGTGTCCTTTCTCGGCGGCCTCCGTGTACCATATGGCGGCCTCGTCGAGGTTCCTCTCCGTTCCTCTTCCCTCGTAGTAGAAGCATCCGAGACAGTACTGCGAGTTGACCTCGCCCATCTCCGCCGCTTCTTTGAACCATTTCAGAGCCATCTCGTCGCTCTGCTCGTAATAGTAACCATTGCCGTACATGCATGCCAACGCATACTGCGCGTATCCGTTGCACCTGTTTGCGGCCTCTGTGAACCAATGTGCCGCCTTCTCGTAACTCTTGGGGATCAGCTGTCCCTCGAAGCACATGTTCGCGAAGTCCACCATTCCCTGCTGGTATCCGTTCTCGCAAGACTTCTCCAACCATTTCACGGCCTGGGAAGGGTCCCTGTCGACTCCCTGACCGTATGCATAGGACATCCCGATCTGGTATTGGGCCTCGGCGTGACCCTGTTCCGCGGCCTTCTCGAACATGACGGCCGCCTTCCTGACATCGGTGTACTTCTTCTTGGGGACGATGTACATGCAACCGCAGGCGAACTGAGCATCCTTGTTTCCCGCCTCAGCCGACTTCTCGTACCATTCCAATGCCTTCTTCTCGTCAGGCTCTGTGTTGCACAATCCCTGGTCGTACATCTGACCGATACGGTACATGGCGGTGCCGTCGCCAGCATCAGCTGCCTTGGTGAGCCATTTCAGGGCGAGATCCTTGTCCTTCGGGATCCCCTTTCCCATCAGATACATGAATCCGATCTTGGCCTGTGCCTCGGAATCCCCCTGCTCAGCGCAGGCGGTGTAGAATCTGACGGCCTCCGCATGACTCTTCTTGACCTTGTCGTCCCCTTTGT
The nucleotide sequence above comes from Methanomassiliicoccales archaeon LGM-RCC1. Encoded proteins:
- the sstT gene encoding serine/threonine transporter SstT, with protein sequence MDFKAIWEKWTSISLILRIIAGLLVGIALGLLIPGLPYIDLLGVAFVQSLKSVAPILIMAIIITSLITRSTGLGSRFKSVIVLYFLSSVIAAAVSVVVFYIMPVALPVISEEPVGAVTTFEAFLDSIIRKILVNPIDALANTNYLGILFWAVLIGILMKPIATKHTADLSQNITDMLLKVISIFIQFAPFGVLGLIYEALSNNGPELFVDYGALILIIVLSMVLVMFVTNPLIVAVAGKRNPYPLLLTCLRGSAITAFFTRSSAANVPINLALCEEMKLDRDFYSTSIPLGSAINMCGAAITISILALTAAYSIGIAVPIEQAIVLCIIATLCACGSSGVAGGSILLVPMACAILGVPDDVAAYMVGVGFIIGVIQDSLETALNSSSDVLFTATVDANNKKKAAKAEETATE
- the cysS gene encoding cysteine--tRNA ligase — encoded protein: MSYVPLSGYHIDQMSLMIHNTLTNSKEEFKTIEPGKVKMYVCGVTVYDDIHMGHARCMIVFDTVVRYLRYQGYQVTHVTNFTDVDDKIINRAAKEGIDPLELSARYIDKYFEDAAKLGINKADIYPKASECIGDIIEMVQKIIDNGFGYVTSDGSVYFSIDKVKDYGRLVKSKLEDMSSSGRVQMDEEKKNPMDFAVWKAAKPGECSWDSPWGKGRPGWHIECSAMIGRYLGEQIDIHGGGNDLIFPHHENEILQTEAVTGKPLANYWMHNGMLQVKGHGMTKEEKMSKSLGNFFTVKDVAAKYDPQTIRFYFLNTHYMSPLLYGEDMLEEAKAADSRIINCYKDLKSYIKTAPEGDAEADDCCDSIESYRQGFKDAMDDDFNTRQAIEVIFQMVRALNKAMNEKTLSKKAAERHLKLLDEFNGILNIIPAEDGADDGTLDDVMNILIDLRAELRKNKMYDLADMIRDRLKDAGVVLEDSKDGAKWKKI
- a CDS encoding TIGR00269 family protein, producing the protein MKCDQCNAEAVTFIRYNGMHLCAQDFSRFVEKRVKREIRKQIKVYPGDNIAVAVSGGKDSMVTLKLISDVFGPRNKVTVHAIVIDEGIDGYRPPSVEIVRKFCEGTDIQFHLRSFSELGVTMDAIAPLSRDSSPCTYCGVFRRRLMNDEARKIGAKYLATGHNLDDMAQSIMMNFVRGDVERLARMGPHERVQPGLIPRFLPLRLIPEKESLLYALVNDIEFWDGECPYWQEALRNQYRSIVDELEDRSPGSRHSIVSSYDTLRPMLYKEYTTSNLHMCKCGEPTVGRRCKSCDLLADAQKKIAKL
- a CDS encoding AAA family ATPase; amino-acid sequence: MFEKSSTIIRDASKFDYDYVPKNLVKREGQMHELEKLYRPFVESGRACNAFLMGTVGTGKTVTARKFCQEMTEYCKGKGMQLDTIYINCRSNNSENAVLLTLIRHFDQGHPDRGFSNEELARTLKVHLLKNKRPIVLILDEVDILLKKGTVDLIYQITRLSDEVEKPAPVSLILISQESIFPLLDDASVSTFRRASTVKFNKYVYDELRQIASERADEALYPGKISDDALDQIAESSEDYGDARMVIELLEKAAVIAEDDSLGEVTVENVRAAKALIYSVVSESKISTLDINRKVVLLAVARAMKQNVSIPITAAEKTYAIVCEEYELTARKHTQFWIYIQDLEKVGLVRTKVSSDGKSRTTLISLPDIPSKALAAKVAEIIDSESGGRGEFYEM
- a CDS encoding replication factor C small subunit, giving the protein MNEIWTEKYRPKNLDDVVGQKHVTERLKAYVESRNMPHLLFTGPAGTGKTTCSLALAKSMFGDEWKGNFIELNASDERGIDVVRGKIKEFARTAPLGGAEFKIIFMDEADALTSDAQAALRRTMEKFSGICRFILSCNYSSKIIDPIQSRCAVFRFKPLTSDDVKEFLEMIVKNENVNIDDDAMTGLIHVARGDMRRAVNSLQVAASLGKKIDLDVIYQTTGMANPQAVKEMIETALDGNFIKARDMLDDIMITFGLSGQDIIKQIHSTFFDLSITDAEKVRFMDKTGEIEFRIVEGSNERIQLEALLAYLVMLGGKSR
- a CDS encoding inositol monophosphatase; amino-acid sequence: MTGELKVLTDAIRKASEIVLNGDRSAKDKSTVIGMYDVVTGSDILAEQSIIKDITAAFPEDTIISEETNPDKELSERCWTIDPIGGTMNYSRGIPFFGIQGCFMENGEAKASAIYLPVFDEMFTADENGAYLNGERIHTCEPRPLKQCLVSTGDFSRRSQEFRDAQAAIFHDCYSDIARFKVFGASSVDYTYLAAGRIDVHVRFLNKIWDFKPGMHIAEKAGAVYDHGLADEHGILVMCSSQEVLEEAVGTLVPKFISIFRRA
- a CDS encoding phenylacetate--CoA ligase, encoding MRMNEYQKEMIFNELSTIKAHSKFYAQKYKDIDVESIRTQEDFEKLPFTDKADLREAYPLGLAAVPEKDIVRIHSSSGTTGTPVVIPYTKKDVEDWAIIFERCYVMAGVTNKDRIHITPGYGLWTAGIGFQAGCERLGAMAIPMGPGNTEKQLRMMEDLRSTVLCATSSYALLLSEEIKKRGIRDKLCLKKGIIGSERWGDKMRQSIAQELGVDFYDIYGLTEIYGPGIGISCDYRNGIHMWDDYIYFEIIDPKTGKNLPDGEVGELVITTLKKEGAPLIRYRTHDLTRIIPGDCPCGSRFPRIDIIIGRTDDMIKVKGVNMFPAQFEEVLATMKDATSEYQIMIDHLEGRDMITVYFETKATGEEREAAEKELVEKVKAKINVTVVPKAVDIGYLPRSEKKTNRIFDNRY
- a CDS encoding tetratricopeptide repeat protein, with product MLRAAQDGDPDAQVAMGYLFYKGDGVVQDRREAARWFGLAADQDHAEAICNLGHMRAHGIGMRLDLEKAMDLYKRAADLGDARAMFNLGFMYSDVEGIQQDWEQAYFWYSKSAEAGNVLALYRMGVMNEEGRGIPVDYDKAMDCYSRCLDAGYPKAGYRLGLMYLEGRGVQDNADKASKLMIKAADLGSEDAMCELGKMHISGHGMTHSLTNAKKWLTKAANRGSQEATELLEKINSGEIR
- a CDS encoding tetratricopeptide repeat protein, with the translated sequence MDRHSDSFDLSKAASAASSASSDADAGYLFALFQYLGEGGVTQDKESAKKRFIDAAAAGSKESEIVAKEFERNPPEVMDSLLAKRFLGEQRDTVASEELFRMYDKGDDKVKKSHAEAVRFYTACAEQGDSEAQAKIGFMYLMGKGIPKDKDLALKWLTKAADAGDGTAMYRIGQMYDQGLCNTEPDEKKALEWYEKSAEAGNKDAQFACGCMYIVPKKKYTDVRKAAVMFEKAAEQGHAEAQYQIGMSYAYGQGVDRDPSQAVKWLEKSCENGYQQGMVDFANMCFEGQLIPKSYEKAAHWFTEAANRCNGYAQYALACMYGNGYYYEQSDEMALKWFKEAAEMGEVNSQYCLGCFYYEGRGTERNLDEAAIWYTEAAEKGHPAAMAFLGMFKVTGSGVKQDVQEGLELLEASAESGYYEAQFYLGKIYYEGKYVKKNDIRAKKYLNLAAKQGDPDAAALLNLIKSKRR